CTGTGGCGGCTCGTTGATCGCGTCAAATGTTGTGCTGACAACGGCGCATTGTAAGCTAGGCAATAGGCCGGACATGCTGTCGGTGCGTGCTGGCGAGTGGGATATAGAAAGCCTATTCGAGCCATATATACATCAAAACAGGATGGTTAAAGAGATCATACGTCATGAAAATTTCAATTCCCAATCATTACATAATGACATTGCGCTATTGATTCTAAGATCGCCATTCACCTTGGCACCGAATGTACAACCCATCTGCTTGCCGACAAGCAATATTGCTGTCGATACCAATAATTGTGTTAGCAGCGGTTGGGGTAATGATAAATTCGGTAGAAATGGCGTTTATcagaatattttgaagaagatgGAGTTGTCCATTGTGCCGCACGCTACTTGTCAAGCTCAACTACGTAAAACCCGTTTGGGTCGCTTTTTCGAATTAGATCAGAGTTTGACATGTGCCGGTGGTGAAGCAGGCAAAGATATGTGCACAGGCGATGGTGGCTCACCGTTAGTGTGCGCCGACGAAAATGATCCCGAACGTTACTATCAAATTGGTATTGTCTCTTGGGGTATTGGTTGTCATACGGACAATGTGCCTGGCGTATATGCGAATGTATGGTATTTACGGCCTTGGATTAATGAGAAGCTCAGGGAGAGGGGATTCTATTTGTAATACATTACacccataaaattatatattaatgattTATATTGCTTAATAGACAATTATTAACTAAATAAAcagttcaataaaaaaattttgtatacattgaGTAAAACAGCAGTTTAGCCGTTTGGAAATAGGGCAATGAGTACGAAACTCCAGGAGAATTAATTTTCCGAATGAACCTACGTCTCATTGCATATTTGTAGTTCTCTTATTCTATTGGGTTCTGACAAGATATCTCCCTTAAGTCAACATTTTAAGTTCGGGCGTTCGTGTATACCTTACTCTTTAGAAAGTAACAACTGTAAAATCTGCTCATAGATAAAGAGAAAGGGATTTTATTGCACTCGCTCAATATGGTTAGAATATGGAATCCGCTTTCAAGGAAAATAAATCTCAGTGTACTTGAAAGTTGTGTGGAGTTATTAAGGCTGTTATAGAACCGATACATGGGAAATTACTTTTTATGTTGTCAACTCGTATGCCTTGTATGTCAAGTAAATAACTCAGCAAACACTTTTCTTTAACTATATGTAGAAcggataaatatgtataagtttCCACTACTAAGATtctgattttcgaaaaaaattagcataacatctatgagCATCCGAAAcgtaaacaacaataatttttttcactcgAATATGTCAAATTTTGTGCCTCAAGAGGTGAATGTTTTTACAGGGCAGGTTAGTTTAATATGAAGAAAACCTCAGCCGAAAGTTAAATGAACATACACTAGCGGAGCGAACATACCCTGGAAGGCGGAATAAATTTTAAGATGAGGCACTGGAAGCATTACTCGATGAATTTTGTTATAATGACAAATTTGAATATTCATGACGCCAAGGTAATGCTCTGTATTTGGTAGTATCAGAAGAGCGTGCTGTATTATGACCTTCTAAAACCGAGTGAAACCATTAATAGGAATGACTACCGAATAAACTTTATCAAATTAAAGTGACCGATTGTAGAAAAACGTCCGGAATTTGTGACTAGACATGTGGCAATAGTTTCTACCATGACAACGCTCGGCCTCATCTGGTCCATCCGACATCAGGGATTGCTAAGTACTTTCGCGTGGACTACTTTTTTGCATTGGTCATCGCAATTGCAATTTTAGTATGATTTAGATAAGATGGTTAATATGCTTTATATTTGTAGTGTTTTtttaaaagtgggcgtggcccgccctctaatacgatttttttatatatctcacaaacaactgaagctatataaacgaaactttctGGGCACATTTCCCTTTGGTACTCCACCATaccatatatacgtatgtatataccataataaccacgcctaaggttatgttgaaaactactaaaagtgcgttaactcactaaagaatgtcagaaacactaacttTAATGAAGAAATGTAAGAAGAGTGAGAGATCTTCCcttagatttttataaaaaaaggaaaattggcGTCGCCAattatgggtctaaaaccataCTCAAGAACTACTGGActgatttcaatcaaatttcgtacataatattttcttgacaccaaaACGTTACCATGGTGCGAAATTGGTTGACAGccccgcctacttcccatattacACAATTTTGGATTCCATCTCATTCGTCCGCTTTATAATGCATctagaaaccaatgaagataacagaACAAACCCTTGCACAATACTGCATGTGGGTAGTAGTATCACTCATGGAAAAATTGTCGTCATGTACATTTTTAAGGCCTCAGATATCGAAAAGGAAGACCTAAGTGGTAatggatattttttttacaaaaatgtgtgaaatcgggtcataacttcctctagctcccatatacgagtatgtacctaatattatggtattCATTACACcgtatatatcagttaataagtgagctatcttagcaaacTGACAAAAGTCAGGCAATGATTGTGAACTAACCTATCGTAACTTGCATCAAAGCAACTCAGTTTTTGCTAAACGTCAAATTGTAAAGAGCGTAGCTCAACTTAATCAGCAATAAAGAGACCCGTGCGTGACTCTTTCTTATATACGAACACATGGGAATAAGTAACTCTAGTTAATTTTGTGAATCAAATTGTGTTTATGACTCAAACAgcgtatttaaatataatacatacaatcATACTACGTAAGTTATACTCAAATTTGTTTTGGTACTGCTTCGATCATCGCTTATTCAAGGCCCAAACCGCCGGTTCATATACgaacacatatgcacatacatatgtatatattttctcttGTTCGCATGCGTCAATGATCGGCATTGGGAATACCCCGAGAGCAATAATAGTTTGCCAAGTttttatgtacaaacatatgtatgtacctttgtgcaatttcattcgaattttcatacatatgtacatacatatatacaacctGTTGCACTTCTACAGCCACATACTAGATgctcttattatttattatattttgattagTTTGAAGCAATTGTGCcgctttaattattaatatcaatACCGCTCAGtacagaaaatttatttttgcaataaaaatgggTTTTTTTCTACTCAGTGCAGGaattacatatttttggaattatgaaaatttcaaggaaaccataaaaatatacaattttttggtaAATCCAATTTTATTGCTCACTCACTCAGAGTTTTCCACAGCGGCTAAAAAACGTCAGTCATATAACGGCAACCAAACCGTTTTCATATTCAAACTAAATCATCAAATATTCAACAGTTCCACTACTTCAATGATAACACCACATAGCTATCGATAGAACCACTTTTAAGAATCACACTTTATTCTTCTCATCGTAAAAGCTCTCCAGCTCAAGAGAATTATATAGAAGCAGGAGTAAAAAGTCCATAAATTTAACTGAGAGTGATCGGTCCAGCAGAAATAAGTTTCTTGTCCCAATACAGTCCAGATCAGATGCCACCATGCACCATAAATTCGAACGGTAAAGGTGGTACTTAAAACACGATTTTAAAGCTGagcgaaaaattataaataaataggggacagaattttatagaaatatgttttaacaagtaaggaaagctaagttcgggtgtaaccgaacattttatattctagcaatttattgaagaaattttattaagataacacacaaatttacccataaattcggcataaagtttaatagaataacgaaaatagtcatatatagtatatgagggctgaggtaattcctgaaccgatttcattcattttcaccagcaaggtacactatataatatacgctcaattaatttggctaaaacatctcacatattaaccaatacatatatgcggaataaaacccaccgtatttttgaaaaacctataattaggtatatgggagatgttaagatccgattttaataatttttggaacagagacacactattggaagaaaataatttcatctgaattacattaaattatctgagagatttacccatattttcggttaaaatttaaccttaggccctgagttcaacatgttcgatatccggggcattggaaagttatagtccgatttcgcaattttttcacaagtgatgccacagatcataaacagtatttgtgtaaagttttatttcgctatcttcattggttcctaatgtatatattataaagtgaaggaatcagatggaattcagaagtgagttataaagaaagtagtcg
This portion of the Zeugodacus cucurbitae isolate PBARC_wt_2022May chromosome 3, idZeuCucr1.2, whole genome shotgun sequence genome encodes:
- the LOC105216869 gene encoding phenoloxidase-activating factor 2; translation: MFESQKLVALCLLSFRIHTILCQNSQNYDRLFNSIFPTRDTNDQTTEYANKVCGLGKECVKRILCNDGNIIRDGRTLLDIRIEYDAPCSYLEHCCHIRHVLPDMPTSTMGSNSRQNNGCGYRNKNGVVYEITGSLHNEAEFAEFPWMVLISGNDGSYICGGSLIASNVVLTTAHCKLGNRPDMLSVRAGEWDIESLFEPYIHQNRMVKEIIRHENFNSQSLHNDIALLILRSPFTLAPNVQPICLPTSNIAVDTNNCVSSGWGNDKFGRNGVYQNILKKMELSIVPHATCQAQLRKTRLGRFFELDQSLTCAGGEAGKDMCTGDGGSPLVCADENDPERYYQIGIVSWGIGCHTDNVPGVYANVWYLRPWINEKLRERGFYL